The following are encoded together in the Ovis aries strain OAR_USU_Benz2616 breed Rambouillet chromosome X, ARS-UI_Ramb_v3.0, whole genome shotgun sequence genome:
- the TNMD gene encoding tenomodulin: MAKNPPENCEDCHILNAEAFKSKKICKLLKICGLVFGILALTLIVLFWGSKHFWPETPKKTYDMEHTFYSNGEKKKIYMEIDPITRTEIFRSGNGTDETLEVHDFKNGYTGIYFVGLQKCFIKSQIKVIPEFSEPEEEIDENEEITTTFFEQSVIWVPAEKPIENRDFLKNSKILEICDNVTMYWINPTLIAVSELQDFEEDGEDLHFPTSEKKGIEQNEQWVVPQVKVEKTRHTRQAASEEELPINDYTENGIEFDSMLDERGYCCIYCRRGNRYCRRVCEPLLGYYPYPYCYQGGRVICRVIMPCNWWVARMLGRV; this comes from the exons atggcaaagaatcctccAGAGAACTGTGAGGACTGCCACATTCTAAAT GCAGAAGCTTTTAAATCCAAGAAGATATGTAAATTACTTAAGATTTGTGGATTGGTATTTGGTATCCTCGCCTTAACTCTAATTGTCCTGTTTTGGGGGAGTAAGCACTTCTGGCCTGAGACACCCAAAAAA ACATATGACATGGAGCACACTTTCTACAGCAATGGAGAGAAGAAGAAGATTTACATGGAAATTGATCCCATTACCAGAACTGAAATATTCAGAAGTGGAAATGGCACTGATGAAACATTGGAAGTAcatgactttaaaaat GGATACACTGGCATTTACTTTGTAGGTCTTCAAAAATGCTTCATCAAGTCTCAGATTAAAGTGATTCCTGAATTTTCTGAACCAGAGGAAGAAATAGATGAG AATGAAGAAATTACCACAACTTTCTTTGAACAGTCAGTGATTTGGGTCCCAGCAGAAAAACCTATTGAAAACCGAGACTTtcttaaaaattccaaaattctGGAGATTTGTGATAATGTGACCATGTATTGGATCAATCCCACTCTAATAGCAG TTTCAGAGTTACAAGACTTTGAGGAGGATGGTGAAGACCTTCACTTTCCTACCAGTGAAAAAAAAGGCATTGAACAAAACGAGCAGTGGGTGGTCCCTCAAGTGAAGGTGGAGAAGACCCGTCACACCAGACAAGCAGCAAGTGAGGAAGAACTCCCAATCAATGACTAT ACTGAAAATGGAATAGAATTCGACTCCATGTTGGATGAGAGAGGTTACTGTTGTATTTACTGCCGTCGAGGCAACCGCTACTGTCGCCGCGTCTGTGAACCTTTACTAGGTTACTACCCGTATCCATATTGCTACCAAGGAGGGCGGGTTATCTGTCGTGTCATCATGCCTTGCAACTGGTGGGTGGCCCGCATGCTAGGGAGGGTTTAA